One window from the genome of Mumia sp. ZJ1417 encodes:
- a CDS encoding SRPBCC family protein — translation MTPRHYSFASTWRIPAPQGATFDAVADLEHYALWWPQVRHVVGIDDDTARVAVRSLLPYTLHLTLHRTRVDARAGHLLAEIAGDLDGWASWRLHTDGGETLLRYSQEVVTTEPWMNAAGIVLSPVFRLNHAVMMRDGADGLTRHLMS, via the coding sequence GTGACGCCCCGCCACTACTCGTTCGCCAGCACCTGGCGAATCCCCGCGCCGCAGGGGGCGACGTTCGACGCGGTCGCCGACCTGGAGCACTACGCGCTGTGGTGGCCGCAGGTGCGGCACGTCGTCGGCATCGACGACGACACCGCCCGAGTCGCCGTGCGCTCGCTCCTCCCGTACACGCTGCACCTCACGCTGCACCGCACGCGAGTCGACGCGCGCGCCGGTCACCTCCTCGCGGAGATCGCCGGCGACCTCGACGGGTGGGCGAGCTGGAGGCTGCACACCGACGGCGGGGAGACCCTCTTGCGCTACTCCCAAGAGGTCGTCACCACCGAGCCCTGGATGAACGCCGCAGGCATCGTCCTGTCACCCGTGTTCCGCCTGAACCACGCTGTGATGATGCGCGACGGTGCCGACGGGCTCACGCGACACCTCATGTCCTGA
- the secD gene encoding protein translocase subunit SecD, whose translation MSRPDSRAPLWRAVAALAVLVISAVIALNFSPRLGLDLRGGTQIVLETQDSERTKADSESTDRALEVLRGRVDALGVSEPTLARSGERRIIVELPGVQDPRKAADVIGQTAQLTFHNVIGPAPEGTKSTEGQTVVNDEDGNPIIVGPQELDGNGVTSAKSEQEQQSLQWVVNVKFNKEGTPGWQKLVQDACANTAGGQRIAIMLDNEVISSPQVQPSLCAGAGSTTSITGDFTSQTAKDLAILIEGGALPVPVEVIEQRTVGATLGDAAIEASFEAAIIGVILTAIFIVFVYRLMGFMASIALGSYALMSYAMLLWLGATLTLPGLAGFVLAIGLAIDANVLVFERAREEYARRRGDGLSRALDTGYNKAWSAILDSNVTTLIAAGLLFFLASGPVKGFGVTLSIGTIASMVSALVIARVLTDWAVRRSFAKNRPAITGLAGTGRLREWLVTKGPFLMRKAGTWIVVTVVGLVLAVTGIVTQGLNLGVEFTGGRILDFQVTKAISADEAREVVSDAGFPGAVVQESSGESGDQDNITVRTDQITDDEAATIEEALDEAAGPVTKDRDELIGPSLGEELRNQAIIAFIIALAAQMVYLAVRFRWTFATAAVLSLASVVTAVVGIFAWVGEPVDGVFLAAILSIIGLAVNDTIVVFDRIRENLREHREGSSLRKTFNDAIMQTIPRTVNTGLGAMFILAALAILGGASLQPFAIALLLGLTLGTLATIFVASPIALLLEERFRPKSKEDRVAAADPYATVPTAGRESGTL comes from the coding sequence GTGTCACGACCCGATTCCCGCGCGCCACTGTGGCGTGCGGTCGCGGCGCTCGCCGTCCTCGTCATCTCGGCGGTCATCGCCCTCAACTTCTCTCCGCGCCTCGGCCTCGACCTGCGAGGCGGCACCCAGATCGTCCTCGAGACCCAGGACAGCGAGCGCACCAAGGCAGACTCCGAGTCCACCGACCGCGCGCTCGAGGTCCTGCGCGGCCGCGTCGACGCCCTCGGTGTCTCCGAGCCGACACTCGCCCGCTCCGGCGAGCGCCGCATCATCGTCGAGCTGCCCGGCGTCCAGGACCCCCGCAAGGCGGCCGACGTCATCGGCCAGACCGCGCAGCTGACCTTCCACAACGTCATCGGTCCCGCGCCCGAGGGCACGAAGTCGACCGAGGGCCAGACCGTCGTCAACGACGAGGACGGCAACCCGATCATCGTCGGCCCGCAGGAGCTCGACGGCAACGGCGTGACGAGCGCGAAGTCCGAGCAGGAGCAGCAGTCCCTGCAGTGGGTCGTCAACGTCAAGTTCAACAAGGAAGGCACCCCGGGCTGGCAGAAGCTCGTCCAGGACGCGTGCGCCAACACCGCCGGCGGCCAGCGGATCGCCATCATGCTCGACAACGAGGTCATCTCCTCGCCGCAGGTCCAGCCGTCGCTGTGCGCCGGTGCCGGCTCCACCACCAGCATCACCGGTGACTTCACCTCCCAGACCGCCAAGGACCTCGCCATCCTCATCGAGGGCGGCGCGCTCCCCGTGCCGGTCGAGGTCATCGAGCAGCGCACCGTCGGCGCCACCCTCGGCGACGCCGCCATCGAGGCGTCGTTCGAGGCCGCGATCATCGGTGTCATCCTCACCGCGATCTTCATCGTCTTCGTCTACCGCCTCATGGGCTTCATGGCGAGCATCGCGCTCGGCTCGTACGCCCTCATGTCGTACGCGATGCTCCTCTGGCTCGGCGCGACGTTGACACTGCCCGGCCTGGCGGGCTTCGTGCTCGCGATCGGTCTGGCGATCGATGCCAACGTGCTGGTGTTCGAACGTGCGAGAGAGGAGTACGCGCGCCGGCGCGGCGACGGCCTCAGCCGCGCCCTCGACACCGGCTACAACAAGGCCTGGTCGGCGATCCTCGACTCCAACGTCACGACGCTCATCGCGGCAGGCCTGCTGTTCTTCCTGGCCAGCGGACCCGTGAAGGGCTTCGGCGTCACGCTGTCCATCGGAACCATCGCGTCGATGGTCTCCGCCCTGGTCATCGCCCGTGTCCTCACCGACTGGGCGGTGCGCCGCTCCTTCGCCAAGAACCGGCCCGCGATCACGGGCCTCGCCGGGACGGGGCGCCTTCGTGAGTGGCTCGTCACCAAGGGTCCGTTCCTCATGCGCAAGGCCGGGACGTGGATCGTGGTCACGGTCGTCGGGCTGGTCCTGGCCGTCACCGGCATCGTCACGCAGGGTCTCAACCTCGGCGTCGAGTTCACCGGCGGTCGCATCCTCGACTTCCAGGTGACCAAGGCGATCTCGGCCGACGAAGCCCGTGAGGTCGTCTCTGACGCCGGGTTCCCCGGTGCGGTCGTCCAGGAGTCGAGCGGCGAGTCCGGCGACCAGGACAACATCACCGTCCGTACGGACCAGATCACCGACGACGAGGCCGCCACCATCGAGGAGGCGCTCGACGAGGCCGCGGGCCCGGTCACGAAGGACCGTGACGAGCTGATCGGCCCGAGCCTCGGCGAGGAGCTGCGCAACCAGGCGATCATCGCCTTCATCATCGCGCTCGCGGCGCAGATGGTGTATCTCGCGGTGCGGTTCCGGTGGACGTTCGCCACGGCCGCCGTCCTGTCGCTCGCGTCGGTGGTCACCGCGGTCGTCGGCATCTTCGCGTGGGTCGGTGAGCCGGTCGACGGGGTGTTCCTCGCGGCGATCCTGTCGATCATCGGTCTGGCGGTCAACGACACGATCGTCGTCTTCGACCGGATCCGAGAGAACCTCCGCGAACACCGCGAAGGCTCCAGCCTGCGCAAGACGTTCAACGACGCGATCATGCAGACCATCCCGCGTACGGTGAACACCGGCCTCGGCGCGATGTTCATCCTCGCGGCGCTCGCCATTCTCGGCGGCGCGTCTCTGCAGCCGTTCGCGATCGCGCTGCTGCTCGGTCTGACGCTCGGCACCCTGGCGACGATCTTCGTCGCCTCGCCGATCGCTCTCCTGCTGGAGGAGCGTTTCCGTCCGAAGTCGAAGGAGGACCGGGTCGCGGCGGCCGACCCGTACGCGACCGTCCCTACGGCCGGGCGCGAGTCGGGCACGCTCTAG
- a CDS encoding NAD(P)/FAD-dependent oxidoreductase yields the protein MDADTAAGDIVTDVVILGTGPGGEAAAGALARAGLQVVAVEAALVGGECPYYGCIPSKTLLRSADLLADARRADEAAGEVSVVPEFALAYARVREITADWDDSAAVKRLQDQGVRLVRGRGTVVGSRRVRVDDRTFTARRGILLDVGTRPTVPEIDGLADTPYWTNRDLLRSPDQPTSLLVLGGGAVGLELAQAYARYGTTVTILEGADRVLAHEEPEASALVAAALAEDGVTFRMGSRVTSVRHDAERFAVTLDDGATLDGQRLLVSTGRTPNSDRLGLDVVGVPTQHGYLSTDEHQRVLADSRPVDGLWAIGDVTGRGGFTHVSMYQSAIAVAAITGQSGPGASYRALPRVTFTDPEVGAVGLTEAQARRRGLAVRTGSADLAASSRGATYGPGNRGLIKLVADAERRVLVGATSVGPAGGEILGALSVAVHAQVPLSELVRTIWAYPTFHRAIGTALADLS from the coding sequence ATGGACGCAGACACCGCTGCAGGCGACATCGTCACCGACGTCGTCATTCTCGGCACCGGACCAGGCGGTGAGGCGGCGGCCGGAGCGCTCGCCCGCGCCGGGCTCCAGGTCGTCGCCGTCGAGGCCGCTCTCGTCGGCGGCGAGTGCCCGTACTACGGCTGCATCCCCTCCAAGACCCTCCTCCGCTCCGCCGATCTCCTTGCCGACGCCCGCCGCGCCGACGAGGCCGCAGGCGAGGTGAGCGTGGTGCCCGAGTTCGCCCTCGCGTACGCCCGCGTCCGCGAGATCACGGCCGACTGGGACGACTCCGCGGCGGTCAAGCGCCTCCAGGATCAGGGCGTGAGGCTCGTCCGCGGCAGGGGCACGGTCGTCGGTTCCCGGCGTGTCCGCGTGGACGACCGGACCTTCACCGCCCGACGCGGGATCCTCCTGGACGTCGGCACGCGGCCGACGGTGCCGGAGATCGACGGACTCGCGGACACCCCGTACTGGACCAACCGCGACCTCCTGCGCAGCCCCGACCAACCCACCTCGCTGCTCGTCCTCGGCGGGGGCGCGGTCGGGCTCGAGCTGGCTCAGGCGTACGCCCGGTACGGCACGACGGTCACCATCCTCGAGGGCGCCGACCGCGTCCTCGCTCACGAGGAGCCGGAGGCGAGTGCGCTCGTCGCGGCCGCACTCGCCGAGGACGGTGTGACCTTCCGTATGGGCAGCCGCGTCACGTCCGTACGCCATGACGCGGAGCGCTTCGCCGTCACGCTCGACGACGGCGCGACGCTCGACGGGCAGCGGCTCCTCGTCTCGACCGGCCGCACGCCCAACAGCGACCGGCTTGGCCTGGACGTCGTGGGGGTCCCGACGCAGCACGGCTACCTCTCCACCGACGAGCATCAGCGAGTCCTCGCCGACAGCAGGCCGGTCGACGGGCTGTGGGCGATCGGCGACGTCACCGGGCGGGGCGGGTTCACGCACGTGTCGATGTACCAGTCCGCGATCGCCGTCGCAGCCATCACCGGGCAGTCCGGGCCAGGTGCCTCGTACCGCGCGCTGCCCCGCGTCACATTCACCGACCCCGAGGTCGGCGCTGTCGGGCTCACCGAGGCGCAGGCGCGACGGCGGGGGCTCGCCGTGCGGACGGGGAGCGCGGACCTCGCCGCGTCGTCGCGAGGCGCGACGTACGGTCCGGGCAACCGCGGCCTGATCAAGCTGGTCGCCGATGCCGAACGACGGGTCCTCGTCGGGGCCACCTCGGTCGGGCCCGCGGGCGGTGAGATCCTCGGCGCGCTGTCGGTCGCCGTCCACGCACAGGTGCCCCTGTCCGAGCTGGTCCGTACGATCTGGGCCTATCCGACGTTCCACCGAGCGATCGGCACGGCGCTGGCCGACCTCTCCTGA
- a CDS encoding ribonuclease D, which produces MTDAESAPAEEVVLPPLELRDPLPGVIDDTESLDRTLEALRRGTGPVAIDAERASGYRYSQRAYLIQLRREGAGTALVDPTAFADLSALDEAIAPAEWILHAATQDLPSLAEVGLRPRSLFDTELAGRLLNLSRVGLASLVQEVFGMSLAKEHSAADWSRRPLPEPWLLYAALDVEPLVGLRDALESRLEQAGKLAWAHEEFEALLAFTGPAVRTEPWRRTSGIHKVRGGRRLAVVRALWEARDAIARERDVTPGRILNDAAIIAIARSLPQSRQELRDLEAMRSRGARRYLDTWEAAVAQARDLAERDLPTAAGNDVDGPPPPRSWPERKPDAAARLAAYRTVLTEIAERHDLPSENLLTPDLVRRMAWDDMGGADPEAIAAFLRERGARPWQVALTAPALAEARRTLAT; this is translated from the coding sequence GTGACTGATGCCGAGTCCGCACCCGCGGAGGAGGTGGTCCTGCCACCCCTCGAGCTGCGCGATCCGCTCCCTGGCGTGATCGACGACACCGAGAGCCTGGACCGCACCCTGGAGGCGCTGCGCCGCGGCACCGGTCCGGTCGCCATCGACGCCGAGCGCGCTTCGGGCTACCGCTACTCCCAGCGGGCATACCTCATCCAGCTGCGCCGGGAGGGTGCCGGCACCGCGCTGGTCGACCCGACCGCGTTCGCCGACCTGAGCGCCCTCGACGAGGCGATCGCCCCGGCTGAGTGGATCCTCCACGCCGCGACCCAGGACCTGCCCTCCCTCGCCGAGGTCGGGCTCCGTCCCCGGTCGCTGTTCGACACCGAGCTCGCCGGCCGACTCCTCAACCTCTCCCGCGTCGGGCTCGCCTCGCTGGTCCAAGAGGTCTTCGGCATGAGCCTGGCTAAGGAGCACTCGGCGGCGGACTGGTCCCGACGCCCCCTGCCCGAGCCGTGGCTGCTGTACGCGGCGCTCGACGTCGAGCCGCTGGTCGGGCTCCGCGACGCCCTCGAGTCCCGCCTCGAGCAGGCCGGCAAGCTCGCGTGGGCGCACGAGGAGTTCGAGGCGCTGCTCGCCTTCACCGGACCTGCCGTACGCACCGAGCCGTGGCGACGCACGTCAGGGATCCACAAGGTACGAGGTGGGCGACGGCTCGCCGTCGTGCGCGCGCTCTGGGAGGCACGCGATGCGATCGCCCGTGAGCGCGACGTGACGCCGGGCAGGATCCTCAACGACGCCGCGATCATCGCCATCGCCCGGTCGCTCCCGCAGAGCCGTCAAGAGCTCCGCGACCTCGAGGCCATGCGCAGCCGTGGCGCGCGACGCTACCTCGACACGTGGGAGGCCGCCGTGGCGCAGGCCCGCGACCTCGCGGAGCGCGACCTCCCGACGGCGGCGGGCAACGACGTCGACGGACCGCCGCCGCCGAGGTCGTGGCCCGAACGCAAGCCCGACGCCGCGGCACGGCTCGCCGCGTACCGGACCGTGCTCACCGAGATCGCCGAACGCCACGACCTGCCTTCCGAGAACCTCCTCACCCCCGACCTCGTCCGCCGTATGGCCTGGGACGACATGGGGGGCGCCGATCCCGAGGCCATCGCCGCGTTCCTGAGGGAGCGTGGCGCCCGACCGTGGCAGGTCGCCCTGACGGCCCCGGCGCTGGCCGAGGCACGCCGCACGCTCGCGACCTGA
- a CDS encoding DUF3000 domain-containing protein codes for MAARTELDGQPSEFVDAVAQLRDAALRPEVLCEPLPAPRRIAPYAFAQSGDVHASGDEIGTGRLVLLHDPAGNDAWQGTFRLVTFARADVDAEMASDPVLPEVGWSWLVEALAAKSASYVAPSGSVTTVRSEGFGGMEEDGSTAQLEIRASWTPLFGRGAGLAAHAEAWSELLCTVAGLPPLAPGVLTLPRRGREGRPRR; via the coding sequence ATGGCAGCGCGTACCGAGCTCGACGGTCAGCCGTCGGAGTTCGTTGATGCTGTCGCCCAACTGCGCGACGCCGCACTTCGCCCAGAGGTGCTCTGCGAGCCGCTTCCCGCCCCCCGCAGGATCGCGCCGTACGCGTTCGCACAGAGCGGCGACGTTCACGCTTCCGGTGACGAGATCGGCACCGGGCGGCTCGTCCTGCTCCACGACCCGGCGGGCAACGACGCGTGGCAGGGCACCTTCCGCCTCGTGACCTTCGCCCGCGCGGACGTGGATGCCGAGATGGCGAGCGACCCGGTGCTTCCGGAGGTCGGCTGGAGCTGGCTCGTCGAGGCGCTGGCGGCCAAGTCCGCCTCGTACGTGGCGCCGAGCGGCAGCGTGACGACCGTCCGGTCCGAAGGCTTCGGAGGGATGGAGGAGGACGGCTCCACCGCACAGCTCGAGATCCGCGCCTCGTGGACCCCGCTGTTCGGGCGCGGAGCCGGGCTCGCCGCCCACGCCGAGGCCTGGAGCGAGCTGCTGTGCACCGTTGCCGGGCTGCCGCCGCTCGCGCCGGGGGTGCTCACGCTGCCCCGGCGTGGCCGTGAAGGGCGGCCCCGCCGGTGA
- the hemE gene encoding uroporphyrinogen decarboxylase produces the protein MTSTFLAACRGEKVDHVPVWFMRQAGRSLPEYRKLREGVPMLESCTRPEMVVEITMQPVRRYGVDAAIFYSDIVVPLKAIGVDLDIVAGTGPVVAKPIRTVKDVEKQLRDLTPEDVPYVTESVRGLVSELGTTPLIGFAGAPFTLASYLIEGGPSRDHRLTKELMYRDRDTWDALLGRLATIAATFLRVQVKAGAKAVQLFDSWAGSLSREDYVTYVKPYSKRVLDAVSDLDVPRIHFGVGTGELLGEMGDAGADVVGVDWRVSLDDAVERVGKTRSLQGNLDPTVLFAPEDVMRAKATAVLDAGRKARGHVFNLGHGVLPATDPDALKRLVDHVHAYEVR, from the coding sequence GTGACCAGCACGTTCCTCGCGGCGTGCCGGGGAGAGAAGGTCGACCACGTCCCCGTGTGGTTCATGCGCCAGGCGGGTCGCTCGCTGCCGGAGTACCGCAAACTCCGCGAGGGTGTGCCGATGCTCGAGTCGTGCACGCGCCCCGAGATGGTCGTCGAGATCACGATGCAGCCGGTGCGGCGCTACGGCGTCGACGCGGCGATCTTCTACTCCGACATCGTCGTGCCGCTCAAGGCGATCGGCGTCGACCTCGACATCGTGGCCGGCACCGGCCCGGTCGTGGCCAAGCCGATCCGTACGGTCAAGGACGTCGAGAAGCAGCTGCGTGACCTCACGCCCGAGGACGTGCCGTACGTGACCGAATCCGTACGCGGTCTCGTCTCCGAGCTCGGGACGACGCCGCTCATCGGCTTCGCAGGCGCCCCGTTCACGCTGGCCTCGTATCTCATCGAGGGCGGACCGTCGCGTGACCACCGGCTCACCAAGGAGCTGATGTACCGCGACCGCGACACCTGGGACGCCCTCCTCGGCCGCCTCGCCACGATCGCCGCGACGTTCCTGCGCGTGCAGGTGAAGGCGGGTGCGAAGGCCGTCCAGCTGTTCGACTCGTGGGCCGGATCGCTGTCGCGCGAGGACTACGTGACGTACGTCAAGCCGTACTCCAAGCGGGTGCTCGACGCGGTCTCCGACCTCGACGTGCCGCGGATCCACTTCGGCGTCGGCACGGGCGAGCTGCTTGGGGAGATGGGCGACGCGGGCGCTGACGTGGTCGGTGTCGACTGGCGGGTCTCGCTCGACGATGCGGTGGAGCGGGTCGGGAAGACTCGCTCCCTCCAGGGCAACCTCGACCCCACCGTCCTCTTCGCGCCCGAGGACGTGATGCGCGCCAAGGCGACGGCCGTGCTCGACGCCGGGCGAAAGGCGCGCGGCCACGTGTTCAACCTCGGGCACGGGGTCCTCCCCGCGACCGACCCGGACGCGTTGAAGCGGTTGGTCGACCATGTCCACGCGTACGAGGTCCGCTGA
- the hemG gene encoding protoporphyrinogen oxidase → MRGPVHVVVVGGGIAGITAARAVVDRLPDAQVSILEASERVGGKLASAEVAGISVDVGAESMLNRRPEAVGLAREAGLAESLVHPEPVSASLWTRGALRPLPPSVMGVPSDMTALARSRVLSAPALLRARTDLPLPTPAQDVSVAAYVGHRLGREVVDVLVEPLLGGVYAGHASELSVRAAAPAIWALHERGSRLARAASEQKASAPADLPPVFAGLDGGLWQLPVAAVRHPRVNVRTGETVREASPLGHGRWRLVVGPANRPWILEADALVLATPAAPTARLVAPTTPVAARLMREIEYASMAIVTLAVPREQIAAEATTSGFLVPPVEGRAIKAATFSSWKWGWLAKRAGDVVVLRASLGRAGEEHVLQRDDADLVALAVGDLGDAVGLRGPLADAHVQRWGGGLPQYTVGHLTRVAQIATEIAATPGLEVCGAAYEGVGIPAVIASARAAADRVCDHLEGPSGRGAQ, encoded by the coding sequence ATGAGAGGTCCGGTCCACGTCGTCGTCGTCGGGGGCGGCATCGCCGGGATCACGGCTGCGCGTGCCGTGGTCGACCGGCTTCCCGACGCTCAGGTCAGCATCTTGGAGGCGTCCGAGCGGGTCGGTGGCAAGCTCGCCTCCGCCGAGGTCGCCGGCATCTCGGTCGACGTCGGCGCCGAGTCGATGCTCAACCGGCGCCCGGAGGCAGTCGGGCTCGCGCGTGAAGCAGGCCTCGCGGAGTCGCTGGTCCACCCCGAGCCTGTGAGCGCCTCGTTGTGGACGCGCGGCGCCCTGCGTCCGCTCCCGCCGTCGGTGATGGGCGTCCCCAGCGACATGACGGCGCTGGCGCGCAGCCGCGTCCTGTCGGCGCCGGCGCTGCTGCGCGCCCGTACCGACCTGCCGCTCCCGACGCCGGCCCAGGACGTGTCCGTGGCCGCGTACGTGGGTCATCGCCTCGGTCGCGAGGTCGTCGACGTGCTCGTGGAGCCGCTGCTCGGCGGTGTCTATGCCGGGCACGCGTCGGAGCTGTCCGTACGCGCTGCCGCTCCCGCGATCTGGGCCTTGCACGAGCGCGGATCGCGGCTCGCGCGCGCTGCGTCGGAGCAGAAGGCGTCCGCTCCCGCAGACCTCCCGCCGGTCTTCGCGGGCCTGGACGGCGGGCTGTGGCAGCTGCCGGTCGCCGCCGTCCGCCATCCGCGCGTGAACGTACGGACCGGCGAGACCGTCCGTGAGGCTAGCCCGCTGGGCCATGGCCGCTGGCGGCTGGTCGTCGGCCCCGCCAACCGACCCTGGATCCTCGAGGCCGACGCGCTCGTGCTGGCGACCCCCGCGGCGCCGACGGCACGTCTTGTCGCGCCGACCACTCCTGTCGCAGCCAGGCTGATGCGTGAGATCGAGTACGCGTCGATGGCCATCGTGACGCTGGCGGTGCCGCGCGAGCAGATCGCGGCGGAGGCAACGACGTCGGGCTTCCTCGTCCCGCCGGTCGAGGGGCGCGCGATCAAGGCCGCGACCTTCTCGTCGTGGAAGTGGGGCTGGCTGGCCAAGCGGGCCGGCGACGTCGTCGTCCTCCGGGCCTCGCTGGGCCGGGCGGGGGAGGAGCACGTGCTCCAGCGCGACGACGCCGACCTCGTCGCGCTGGCGGTCGGTGATCTCGGCGACGCCGTCGGTCTGCGTGGCCCGCTCGCCGACGCGCACGTGCAACGGTGGGGCGGCGGGCTGCCTCAGTACACGGTGGGCCATCTCACTCGTGTCGCCCAGATCGCGACCGAGATCGCCGCGACGCCGGGGTTGGAGGTCTGCGGCGCCGCGTACGAGGGAGTCGGGATCCCAGCGGTGATCGCGTCCGCGCGCGCGGCGGCCGACCGGGTCTGCGACCACCTGGAGGGCCCGTCGGGGCGCGGGGCACAATGA
- the hemQ gene encoding hydrogen peroxide-dependent heme synthase: protein MTTDLDHEALNATIRYTMWSVFRLETPFGDVADRTKVTAEVEALLADLESRDVVIRGLYDVGGLRADADLMIWWHASSVDALQDAYHAFRRTALGERLAPVWSQTGLHRPAEFNRSHTPAFLSEAGGKAYLCVYPFVRSYDWYVLPDAERRDMLREHGMLAAGYEDVRANTVASFALGDYEWLLAFEADELYRIVDLMRDLRASKARLHVREEIPFYTGRLRTVAEIVDTLP, encoded by the coding sequence ATGACGACCGATCTCGATCATGAGGCCCTGAACGCGACGATCCGCTACACGATGTGGTCGGTCTTCCGGCTGGAGACGCCCTTCGGCGACGTCGCCGACCGTACGAAGGTCACCGCGGAGGTCGAGGCACTGCTCGCCGACCTCGAGTCGCGCGACGTGGTCATCCGCGGCCTGTACGACGTCGGTGGCCTGCGTGCCGATGCCGATCTCATGATCTGGTGGCATGCGTCGTCCGTCGATGCGCTGCAGGACGCCTACCACGCGTTCCGTCGCACCGCGCTCGGCGAGCGCCTCGCCCCCGTCTGGTCGCAGACCGGTCTGCACCGCCCGGCCGAGTTCAACCGCTCGCACACCCCGGCGTTCCTGTCCGAGGCCGGCGGCAAGGCCTACCTGTGCGTCTATCCCTTCGTCCGCTCGTACGACTGGTACGTCCTGCCCGACGCCGAGCGCCGCGACATGCTGCGCGAGCACGGCATGTTGGCAGCCGGGTACGAGGACGTGCGTGCCAACACGGTCGCGTCGTTCGCGCTCGGCGACTACGAGTGGCTGCTGGCGTTCGAGGCCGACGAGCTCTACCGGATCGTCGACCTCATGCGCGACCTGCGCGCGAGCAAGGCGCGCCTGCACGTGCGCGAGGAGATCCCGTTCTACACGGGGCGTCTCCGCACGGTCGCCGAGATCGTCGACACGCTGCCCTGA
- the msrB gene encoding peptide-methionine (R)-S-oxide reductase MsrB → MAYEVEKTDDEWRAVLTPQEFHVLREAGTERPFSSAYETDETPGVYECRACGTELFRSDTKFDAHCGWPAFWSPLAGDKVELIEDTSMGMRRVEVRCAHCGSHLGHVFEGEGFPTPSDQRYCINGVSLRLVPDAG, encoded by the coding sequence ATGGCGTACGAGGTCGAGAAGACGGATGACGAGTGGCGTGCCGTGCTCACGCCCCAGGAGTTCCACGTGCTGCGGGAGGCCGGCACGGAGCGGCCCTTCAGCAGCGCGTACGAGACCGACGAGACCCCCGGCGTGTACGAGTGCCGGGCCTGCGGCACCGAGCTGTTCCGCAGCGACACGAAGTTCGACGCGCACTGCGGCTGGCCGGCGTTCTGGTCTCCGCTGGCAGGAGACAAGGTCGAGCTGATCGAGGACACCTCGATGGGCATGCGCCGTGTCGAGGTGCGGTGCGCCCACTGCGGGTCGCACCTCGGGCACGTCTTCGAGGGCGAGGGCTTCCCGACACCGAGCGACCAGCGCTACTGCATCAACGGTGTCAGCCTGCGCCTCGTCCCCGACGCAGGCTGA
- a CDS encoding SDR family oxidoreductase yields the protein MDASRPAPALSSAVVHGATGYVGRHLVRGLLAEGATVLAVGRSAARLDALRESAGDDGTRLVPVVADVSADDGARHVAQQIADHGVVQAGFAAIGGWWEGSRLVDLDTQTWSSLLTSHLTAHFLAARATVPHLDPVGSAYVTLNGIATLQPEAGSGPVSVTGAGQSMLLDVLRAEDDRPAVRFHELCVVNPVVDDGDAADAPEAVVEISDVVSAALTLARSGEARTRRHELGRL from the coding sequence ATGGATGCGTCGCGCCCCGCCCCTGCCCTTTCTTCGGCCGTGGTGCACGGCGCGACCGGATATGTCGGACGTCACCTGGTCCGCGGACTGCTGGCCGAGGGGGCGACCGTGCTCGCCGTCGGCCGGTCGGCCGCACGCCTGGACGCGCTTCGGGAGTCGGCCGGAGACGACGGGACGCGCCTCGTCCCGGTGGTCGCCGACGTCTCGGCCGACGACGGCGCGCGGCACGTTGCCCAGCAGATCGCGGACCACGGCGTCGTACAGGCGGGGTTCGCGGCGATCGGCGGCTGGTGGGAAGGGTCCCGGCTCGTCGACCTCGACACGCAGACCTGGTCGTCCCTGCTGACCAGCCACCTCACGGCGCACTTCCTCGCCGCGCGGGCGACCGTCCCTCACCTGGACCCTGTCGGGTCGGCCTACGTGACCCTCAACGGCATCGCCACGCTGCAGCCCGAGGCCGGCTCGGGTCCGGTCAGCGTCACCGGTGCCGGCCAGTCGATGCTGCTCGACGTGCTGCGCGCCGAGGACGACCGGCCGGCCGTCCGTTTCCACGAGCTGTGCGTCGTCAACCCTGTCGTGGACGACGGTGACGCTGCCGACGCGCCCGAGGCGGTCGTCGAGATCTCCGACGTGGTCTCTGCTGCTCTGACGCTCGCGCGCAGCGGAGAGGCCCGGACACGCCGGCACGAGCTCGGGCGACTCTGA